The genomic window ATTGGGGAAAATTCTCTGGAGAGTCAACAATAGGGTGTCGGTTGTTCGATGCTCTCTCTTCCCCCCACACCCCACACCCCGCCCCAACGGGGCTTGATCAACCCTTTTGTTACATAACTAGATATGATTGCCACTGAGTATGAGAGCGACTTCCTTAGCAAAGTAGGTCAAAATCAAGTCAGCACCGGCTCGTTTCATACTCGTTAAGCTTTCTAAAATAATCTTTTTCTCATCTATCCAACCCATCTGTGCAGCAGCTTTAATCATGGCATATTCCCCACTGACGTTATAGGCAGCAATCGGTAATTGTGTGGTGTTGCGGATTTGATGAATAATATCCAGATAAGCTAGGGCAGGTTTTACCATGACAATATCTGCTCCTTCAGCAATATCTAAACTAACTTCTTTTAAAGCTTCTCTGGCGTTAGCTGCATCCATTTGATAGGTCTTTTTATCCCCAAACTTCGGGGCTGAATCTAAAGCATCTCGGAAAGGCCCATAATAGGCAGAGGCGTACTTTGCAGAATAAGCCAGAATCCCTACATTAATATAACCAGCTGCATCTAACCCTCGACGAATAGCCCCGACTCTACCATCCATCATGTCAGAAGGTGCAACAAAATCAGCCCCAGCCTCAGCTTGTGTCAATGCCATTTTGACTAATATTTCGACGGTGGGGTCATTCAGAATAGTCCCCTGGTCATCAACTAAACCATCATGACCATGAGTAGTAAAAGGATCAAGGGCAATATCTGTAATTACTACAATATCTGGAACTGCTTGTTTAATTGCTTTGACAGTACGCTGTACCAAGCCCTCTGGGTTATAGCTTTCTGTTCCAGTTTCGTCTTTGAGTGATTCTGATATTACCGGAAAAAGTGCGATCGCATTAATTCCTAAATCAAACGCCTGCTGTATTTCTTGCAGTAATAAATCTAAGGTATAACGGTAACACCCTGGCATTGAGGAAATCTCGACTTTTTGCCCTTCCCCCTCCATGACGAACAATGGATAAATCAAGTCGTTAACACTCAGTGTTGTCTCTTGCACCATACGCCGTAAAGCAGCTGTGCGCCGCAGACGACGAGGACGATGCACTAGGATGTCTGTTTTCAGGAGGGAATCTTGCACTGTCATAATGAAAACTCTTATGATATTGATAACGATTATCATCTCATAAAAATAAGTTCACTAAGCACAGGCAATTTGCTGTCTAGGCATCACCTGTAACAGTAACAATCAGAAAATCAAGCTCTAAAATCGGAAACCCACACCACCTTGAACAGAGACAGCTGCACCACCGCCATTACGGTAGGCATCAAAAGCGATAATGGCGTTACCAAAAAGTACAGTATTACTGTTAGGAACAACGTAATCAACACCTGGTTGTAAGGCAAAACTAATTTTGTCACCCACAGGAGAAGCACTATCACCACCAGTTAACACCAAGCCAGCACCTAAATAAGCATCCGTTTGCCAATTCAGAGGCACATCATAAGAAACTGTAGGTACAACTGCCGTATTCTGACCGACTAAAGCTTGAGCGCGAAAAGAAATTGGTGCTTCTAAAAGCTTATAGCGAAAAGCCAACACCCCGCCAACTTGTATACTATCGGTTATTCCCACAGTAGGCCCTATACCCACATAGCTACCATATGCCACTTGAGCCTGTGCTGGCTGAGTGTTCATAGCCAAACTCAATATTGAACTTGTCCCCAAAACTGCCACTAAATGAGGTATATATTTCATCACCCAACTCCTCACACCGTCTTAGATTTACTAAGTTTAATTTAATACCTATGCTAATAGCAAAAATGATTTTTTAGTGGGGACAACTAAATTCAAAATTCAAAATTATACTCCTCCAAAGAAGCAAGCTACGCGTTAGAGTCACGCAGTGAAGAACTCCTGGGAATTGAGAATCATCAGTTATCAGTCACTTGATAACTGATAACTGTTCACTGATAACTGATTTAACTCCCTTGTCTCCTCTACACCCCTAACTTACGGACAACGGGGGTGAAGACCGCCTTGAGTACAAATGTACGCCAGTTGCCTACCATCTAAGTTTTTAGCTTGAGAAAAGTCTACGCCTTTAACTACCGCAGATACTGAGCCGAGGTCTGGGGTTTGTACAAATTGATCTGCTGGGTCTTGTCTATTGGGGGTGAGAATTGTCCCTTTGAAATCAGCCCCGGTGACATTTGCTCCTCGTAAATCAACCAGACTCAAGTCGGCATTTTGCAAGTTAGCATTTTCTAACTGGGCAGATCGTAAAATTGCCCCCGTCATCCGAGTCGCACTTAGGTTAGCATTGCTGAGATTAGCCCGTTCCAAATCTGCGCCGGATAGGTCTGACGCTTGCCAATCAGTTTTACTTAAGTTAGCAAATGATAGTTGAGTCCCAATCGCAATCACGCGACCGAGACGCGCACCATACAAGTTGGCATCTTTAAATTTAGCATCTCCTAGGTCTGCACCAGTCAGGCTAGCATTTTCTAGAACTGCACCGCGTAAATCAGCCCCGACTAACTGCCCACTGCTGAGGTTAGCACCAACTAGACGTGCGTTAGCTAAATTAGCCCGGTTGAGGGTCGCACGGCTTAAATCGCTACCAGTCATGATGACACGGCTGAGGTTAGCATCAGTGAAATTGGCTTGTTTCATCTGAGCTTGGGTTAAATCAGACACTATATCGTCATAAGTGTCAAAGCGTCCATCTTCACCGGGACTGCGGAAACGGCTACCTTTAAAGCTAGCTTGGTTGAGATTTGCCGATTTCAACTTAATTCCTGATAAATCGGTGTTTTCGAGAACCAAGTTAAAAAAGGAACTACCAGGAGTGCCGCTTTGACCTAGTTGGACGCGGCTGAGATCAAGACCTTGAGTTTGACCGCTATAAACACTGAGAATTTTGTTGACGGTTTGCTGGTTAACTTGTAACCGCTTTTGTCTTACTTCCCGT from Nostoc sp. UHCC 0870 includes these protein-coding regions:
- the hemB gene encoding porphobilinogen synthase, with product MTVQDSLLKTDILVHRPRRLRRTAALRRMVQETTLSVNDLIYPLFVMEGEGQKVEISSMPGCYRYTLDLLLQEIQQAFDLGINAIALFPVISESLKDETGTESYNPEGLVQRTVKAIKQAVPDIVVITDIALDPFTTHGHDGLVDDQGTILNDPTVEILVKMALTQAEAGADFVAPSDMMDGRVGAIRRGLDAAGYINVGILAYSAKYASAYYGPFRDALDSAPKFGDKKTYQMDAANAREALKEVSLDIAEGADIVMVKPALAYLDIIHQIRNTTQLPIAAYNVSGEYAMIKAAAQMGWIDEKKIILESLTSMKRAGADLILTYFAKEVALILSGNHI